One Moorella sp. E308F DNA segment encodes these proteins:
- a CDS encoding type II toxin-antitoxin system Phd/YefM family antitoxin, producing MEFATSKELRIYTGKILEKVRAGERFAITHRGKPVAWLIPFENDTPEEFSPLPYHEAWADIERALEASEPYYPDWHEALKESRRQK from the coding sequence TTGGAATTTGCCACTAGCAAGGAGCTACGTATTTATACCGGAAAGATATTAGAGAAGGTTAGGGCTGGGGAACGTTTTGCCATTACCCATCGGGGTAAGCCTGTGGCATGGCTAATACCCTTTGAAAATGACACTCCCGAAGAATTTTCCCCTCTCCCCTATCATGAGGCGTGGGCAGATATTGAACGGGCCCTGGAAGCCAGCGAGCCATATTACCCTGACTGGCACGAAGCTCTCAAGGAAAGCAGGAGGCAAAAGTGA
- a CDS encoding energy-coupling factor transporter transmembrane component T family protein, with protein sequence MTGKSFLHKLNPLTKVVWSLAVITLAFVYQNPLPLLGLWASVLAVALIGKVLREILPAIRGLIIFAAIFFLFQVFLIDEGQVVFTLVPGTGIGRITDVGLKACTMLALRMLAMTSTIPVLLATTPPKDMIVAFVEKLKVPYTYALMLVTSLRFIPTLQEELSLVIQAQRARAYDLEGRNIIKRFLALIPLAIPLLLMSVQRARTMAISMETRAFGAGPRTSLHTSTFQLLDIGVISSCLLLTVILAVVSLR encoded by the coding sequence ATGACCGGCAAGTCCTTCCTGCATAAACTCAACCCCCTTACCAAAGTCGTCTGGTCCCTGGCCGTTATTACCCTGGCCTTTGTCTACCAGAACCCCCTGCCGCTCCTTGGCCTCTGGGCCTCGGTCCTGGCCGTCGCCCTGATTGGTAAAGTGTTGCGGGAAATCTTGCCCGCCATCCGGGGGCTGATCATCTTTGCCGCCATCTTTTTCCTCTTTCAGGTCTTTTTAATCGACGAGGGCCAGGTTGTTTTTACCCTGGTACCCGGCACCGGCATCGGCCGCATCACCGACGTAGGGCTCAAGGCCTGCACCATGCTCGCTTTAAGGATGCTGGCCATGACTTCCACCATTCCCGTTCTCCTGGCCACCACCCCGCCCAAGGATATGATTGTCGCCTTTGTGGAAAAACTCAAGGTGCCCTATACTTACGCCCTGATGCTGGTAACCTCTTTAAGGTTTATCCCTACCCTGCAGGAAGAATTGAGCCTGGTCATCCAGGCCCAGCGGGCCCGGGCCTACGACCTGGAAGGCCGTAATATTATCAAGCGCTTTCTGGCCCTCATCCCCCTGGCCATCCCTCTCCTCCTCATGTCCGTCCAGCGGGCCCGGACCATGGCCATCTCCATGGAAACCCGCGCTTTTGGCGCCGGCCCCCGTACCAGCCTGCACACCTCGACCTTCCAGTTACTGGACATAGGGGTAATCTCTTCGTGCCTGCTCCTGACAGTTATTCTCGCGGTTGTATCGCTGCGTTAA
- a CDS encoding energy-coupling factor ABC transporter ATP-binding protein: MEPIIKVENFTFYYPDSQVPALAGINLTVQEGEFLGLTGPTGAGKTTLALALNGIIPNFQGGRMGGRVMVAGLDTAKTPCARLAGVIGSVFQDPEAQLVAEVVEDELAFGLENLAVPREEMRQRIGAALEMVGIASLRHRSLRELSGGQKQKVAIAAAVALRPRVLVLDEPTSELDPRGTLEILALLQRLNRDYGITILLIEQKISVLAPRVPRLVCLNKGRIVADASPRQILAQEKLTTELGLEVPPVTALFRMLRRAGVYHGDLPLEVDEGRRELERLLGHQASRT, from the coding sequence ATGGAACCTATTATTAAGGTAGAGAATTTTACTTTTTACTATCCCGACAGCCAGGTGCCAGCCCTGGCCGGAATAAACTTAACCGTCCAAGAGGGAGAATTTTTAGGCCTGACCGGCCCTACCGGTGCCGGCAAAACCACCCTGGCCCTGGCCCTGAACGGCATCATCCCCAATTTTCAGGGAGGCCGTATGGGCGGCAGGGTAATGGTTGCCGGTTTAGACACGGCAAAAACCCCCTGCGCCCGGCTGGCCGGGGTTATCGGCAGCGTCTTCCAGGACCCGGAAGCCCAGCTGGTGGCGGAAGTAGTCGAGGATGAGCTGGCCTTCGGCCTGGAAAACCTGGCCGTCCCCCGGGAAGAAATGCGGCAGCGCATTGGCGCCGCCCTGGAAATGGTGGGCATCGCCAGCCTGCGCCACCGTAGTTTACGGGAATTATCCGGCGGCCAGAAGCAAAAGGTGGCCATTGCCGCTGCCGTGGCTTTAAGGCCCCGGGTGCTGGTGCTGGATGAACCTACTTCCGAACTCGACCCCCGGGGGACCTTGGAAATATTGGCCCTCCTGCAGCGGCTCAACCGGGACTATGGTATAACCATCCTGTTGATTGAACAAAAAATTAGTGTCCTCGCCCCCCGGGTCCCCCGGCTGGTCTGTCTTAACAAGGGCCGCATCGTGGCCGATGCCAGCCCGCGTCAGATCCTGGCCCAGGAGAAATTGACGACCGAACTGGGCCTGGAGGTACCCCCGGTGACAGCCCTGTTCCGAATGCTACGCCGGGCCGGCGTCTATCACGGCGACCTGCCCCTGGAGGTAGACGAAGGCCGGCGGGAACTGGAGCGCCTGCTGGGGCACCAGGCGTCCAGGACATAG
- a CDS encoding cytochrome ubiquinol oxidase subunit I has translation MDALLLARWQFGITSVYHFLFVPLTLGLSVLVAIMETIYVRTGDETYKNMARFWGRLFLINFAMGVVTGIVQEFHFGMNWSEYSRFVGDIFGAPLAVEALAAFFLESTFLGLWLFGWDKLPKALHAACIWLVAFGTNLSAFWILVANSFMQEPVGYVLRNGRAEMTDFFALLTNTHVLYQFPHTVLAGFVTASFFVMGISAYHLLRQSQLDPFRRSFRLALITGVISSLLVAAVGHFQGQYLVNAQPMKMAAAEALWESADPAPLALVALVDTKDQTNTFEIKIPALASFLAYNSFQGEVKGLKDLQAAAEASYGPGNYIPPVAPVFWSFRLMVVAGLWLILLSLYSLYLWRRRRLEEKPLVLKALLWSIPVPYLANTAGWLMAEIGRYPWIVYGLQRVEAAVSPGVSAAAILTTLVAFTLLYGVLAVADVYLLAKYARQGVETTPATRMLDNSGEVSLWI, from the coding sequence ATGGATGCACTCTTGCTGGCCAGGTGGCAGTTCGGGATTACCTCAGTTTATCACTTCCTCTTCGTCCCCCTGACCCTGGGACTATCAGTCCTGGTGGCCATCATGGAAACCATCTACGTCCGCACTGGTGATGAAACTTACAAGAACATGGCCCGCTTCTGGGGCAGGCTCTTCCTCATCAACTTTGCCATGGGCGTGGTGACCGGTATCGTCCAGGAGTTTCACTTCGGCATGAACTGGTCCGAGTACTCCCGTTTCGTCGGGGATATCTTCGGCGCCCCCCTGGCCGTAGAAGCCCTGGCCGCTTTTTTCCTGGAATCCACCTTTCTGGGCCTGTGGCTCTTTGGCTGGGATAAGCTGCCTAAAGCCCTCCACGCCGCCTGCATCTGGCTGGTGGCCTTCGGAACCAATCTTTCCGCCTTCTGGATCCTGGTGGCCAACTCCTTTATGCAGGAGCCGGTGGGCTATGTCTTGCGTAACGGCCGGGCCGAGATGACGGATTTCTTCGCCCTGCTGACCAACACCCATGTGCTCTATCAATTCCCCCACACCGTCCTGGCCGGCTTTGTGACAGCCTCCTTTTTCGTCATGGGGATCAGTGCCTACCACCTCCTGCGGCAAAGCCAATTAGATCCCTTCCGCCGTTCCTTCCGGCTGGCTTTGATAACGGGCGTCATCAGCAGCCTGCTGGTGGCGGCCGTCGGCCACTTCCAGGGCCAGTACCTGGTCAATGCCCAGCCCATGAAGATGGCAGCCGCCGAAGCCTTGTGGGAGAGTGCCGATCCGGCCCCCCTGGCCCTGGTGGCCCTGGTTGATACAAAAGACCAGACCAATACCTTCGAGATTAAGATTCCCGCCCTGGCCAGTTTTCTTGCCTATAACAGCTTCCAGGGCGAGGTTAAAGGCCTGAAGGATCTTCAGGCCGCGGCAGAGGCCAGCTACGGCCCCGGCAATTATATCCCGCCGGTCGCCCCGGTCTTCTGGAGCTTCCGCCTGATGGTCGTCGCCGGGCTGTGGTTAATTTTACTGTCCCTTTACAGCCTGTACCTGTGGCGGCGGAGACGCCTGGAAGAAAAACCCCTGGTCCTTAAAGCCCTCCTCTGGAGCATTCCTGTGCCCTATCTCGCCAACACCGCCGGCTGGTTGATGGCCGAGATCGGTCGCTATCCCTGGATTGTCTACGGGCTGCAGCGGGTCGAGGCGGCCGTCTCGCCCGGGGTATCCGCCGCCGCTATTTTGACGACCCTGGTGGCTTTTACCCTGCTGTACGGGGTCCTGGCGGTAGCCGACGTCTACCTCCTGGCTAAATACGCCCGGCAGGGTGTTGAGACAACTCCTGCCACCAGGATGTTAGATAATTCCGGGGAGGTATCCTTATGGATCTAA
- a CDS encoding ferritin-like domain-containing protein → MEEKELIRSLNWFYTLEIEQVDLYKSQARAATDIYLRQVLTRVAAMEQEHVINLEAEIRRRGAIPTRAGAIIAPLLGVATGTIFNWTNTRTLLWANITLEEKAMADYKRLILKVAEKPLFNLLWSHLIDEDLHAAWFSNKLKELDRLARY, encoded by the coding sequence TTGGAAGAAAAAGAGCTCATACGGAGCCTCAACTGGTTCTATACCCTGGAAATCGAGCAGGTAGACCTCTATAAGAGCCAGGCCCGGGCAGCAACGGACATTTACCTGCGGCAGGTGCTGACCCGGGTAGCGGCTATGGAACAGGAACACGTCATCAACCTGGAAGCGGAAATCAGGCGCCGCGGCGCCATCCCGACCCGTGCCGGAGCCATTATTGCTCCCCTCCTGGGGGTGGCAACCGGGACCATCTTCAACTGGACCAATACCCGCACCCTCCTCTGGGCCAACATTACTTTAGAAGAAAAGGCCATGGCTGACTACAAACGGCTGATTCTTAAAGTTGCCGAAAAACCCCTTTTTAACCTCCTCTGGAGCCACCTCATTGATGAAGACCTGCATGCCGCCTGGTTCAGCAATAAGCTGAAAGAGCTGGACCGCCTGGCCCGGTATTAA
- a CDS encoding energy-coupling factor ABC transporter ATP-binding protein, which produces MIRAENVEFTYPNGFQALRDLSFHIRSGEFVAVIGQNGAGKTTLLKLLNGLLKPTAGRILIGGLDTSRARVAELARKVGFLFQNPDHQIFLPTVREELAFGPKNLGLKGAALADRVKDAAAAVGLTPYLDVNPRQLSKGQRQRVALASVLAMQPEVLVLDEPTTGQDYREALEIMRLVKKLHQQGHTVLLVSHDMEMVARFASRALVLGEGRLLLDGPVATVFAREDILNAAGLVPPQVIQLARPYQEQGLLRPVLTVEELYAEIIAALRGEVDDRQVLPA; this is translated from the coding sequence ATGATCCGGGCTGAAAATGTAGAGTTTACTTACCCCAACGGTTTCCAAGCCCTCAGGGACCTGTCTTTTCATATCCGGTCCGGGGAATTCGTGGCCGTCATCGGCCAGAACGGCGCCGGGAAAACCACCCTCCTCAAGCTCCTGAACGGGCTTCTTAAACCCACAGCAGGCAGGATCCTCATCGGCGGCCTGGATACGTCCCGAGCGCGGGTGGCTGAACTGGCGCGCAAGGTAGGTTTCCTTTTTCAAAACCCGGATCACCAGATCTTCCTGCCCACCGTCAGGGAAGAACTGGCCTTCGGCCCTAAGAATTTAGGTCTCAAAGGGGCGGCCCTGGCAGATAGGGTGAAGGATGCGGCTGCCGCCGTAGGCCTCACTCCTTACCTTGACGTTAACCCCCGGCAGCTCAGCAAAGGCCAGCGCCAGCGGGTGGCCCTGGCCTCCGTCCTAGCCATGCAGCCGGAAGTCCTGGTCCTGGACGAACCCACCACCGGCCAGGATTACCGCGAAGCCCTGGAAATAATGAGGCTTGTCAAAAAGCTGCACCAGCAGGGCCACACTGTACTCCTCGTCAGCCACGATATGGAAATGGTGGCCCGCTTCGCCAGCCGGGCCCTGGTCCTGGGGGAAGGGCGGCTGCTCCTGGATGGGCCCGTGGCGACAGTTTTTGCCCGGGAAGATATCCTGAACGCCGCCGGCCTCGTACCTCCCCAGGTCATCCAGCTCGCCCGGCCTTACCAGGAACAGGGACTCCTGCGCCCCGTCCTGACGGTAGAAGAATTGTATGCCGAAATTATCGCCGCTTTAAGGGGTGAGGTAGATGACCGGCAAGTCCTTCCTGCATAA
- a CDS encoding S-layer homology domain-containing protein, with amino-acid sequence MKKWFQALLLAVGLILAFVPAALAGTVTGDQLRQVFPQAPAPGKTLTRGEFAALLARAAGMQVTADTAGTRGDAWYSPAVMALKEKGVIRGYPDGGLHTDRPVTLLEAAVMASRVLGLPDGVAAPDVNGSLGRESWGYTPYAWLVRAGLLQPGQDAAAILTVDEGVAFLARVFGSDPEAEKIVQAPQQAQAKVKDVKFAGSMAISARLRPEAVGKVSGVSGVSMQGNIESEFSYPLNLHQKVEMTLRLPVEKLPGKDLLAGGKMQMTMEQYLVDGTMYQKIEVPGMEKPQWMKLPQEALPDLQTLVEQSRNAAGLPPGLKDSFHFRYLGKGIENGHKVHRIAYYGRIDDWQALMQALPGGLTPEMEQALNQAGGVLKSISFWGVEAIGVEDNLTYASEMNGLVAFADKYQGETVPLETMTINMKVTDYRYNSGVKIQVPAEALAAPEVPLTPSAPGTAQPLPRGR; translated from the coding sequence ATGAAAAAGTGGTTTCAGGCATTGCTACTGGCCGTGGGCCTGATCCTGGCCTTTGTGCCGGCGGCCCTGGCCGGGACGGTCACCGGCGACCAGCTCCGCCAGGTATTTCCTCAGGCTCCGGCGCCGGGGAAAACCCTGACCCGGGGTGAGTTTGCCGCCCTCCTGGCCCGGGCGGCGGGGATGCAGGTGACGGCCGACACTGCTGGCACTCGGGGGGATGCCTGGTACAGCCCGGCAGTAATGGCTTTGAAAGAAAAGGGCGTCATCAGGGGCTACCCCGACGGCGGCCTGCACACCGACCGGCCGGTCACCCTGCTGGAAGCGGCGGTGATGGCATCCCGGGTCCTGGGGCTGCCGGACGGTGTCGCCGCGCCGGATGTAAATGGGTCCCTGGGACGGGAGAGCTGGGGTTACACCCCCTATGCCTGGCTGGTACGGGCCGGCCTGCTGCAGCCCGGCCAGGACGCGGCCGCGATCCTGACCGTGGATGAAGGCGTTGCTTTCCTGGCCAGGGTTTTTGGCAGCGACCCGGAGGCGGAAAAGATTGTCCAGGCCCCCCAGCAGGCCCAGGCTAAGGTCAAAGACGTGAAATTCGCCGGCAGCATGGCTATAAGCGCGCGTTTGCGGCCTGAGGCGGTCGGGAAAGTATCTGGGGTTTCCGGGGTTTCCATGCAGGGCAATATCGAGAGCGAGTTCAGCTATCCCTTGAACCTGCACCAGAAGGTGGAAATGACCCTTCGCTTGCCGGTAGAGAAACTGCCCGGTAAAGACCTGTTAGCGGGCGGTAAGATGCAGATGACCATGGAACAGTACCTGGTGGACGGCACTATGTACCAGAAGATAGAGGTTCCCGGTATGGAAAAACCCCAGTGGATGAAGCTACCCCAAGAAGCTCTACCGGATCTGCAAACCCTGGTAGAACAGAGCAGGAATGCCGCGGGGTTACCGCCGGGGCTAAAGGACAGTTTCCACTTCCGGTACCTGGGCAAAGGTATAGAGAACGGGCATAAGGTTCACCGTATCGCCTACTACGGCCGGATTGACGACTGGCAGGCCTTGATGCAGGCCCTGCCCGGTGGGTTGACCCCGGAGATGGAGCAGGCCCTGAACCAGGCCGGCGGCGTCTTGAAGTCCATTTCCTTCTGGGGTGTGGAAGCCATCGGCGTGGAAGACAACCTTACTTATGCCTCGGAAATGAACGGCCTGGTCGCTTTTGCGGATAAATACCAGGGAGAAACCGTGCCCCTGGAAACCATGACCATCAACATGAAGGTTACGGATTACCGGTATAACAGCGGCGTAAAGATCCAGGTGCCTGCCGAGGCCCTGGCGGCACCGGAAGTACCGCTGACTCCAAGCGCACCAGGCACAGCACAGCCTTTACCACGGGGGCGATGA
- a CDS encoding RrF2 family transcriptional regulator has protein sequence MRLNQATDYAFRAVLYLAKLEPGTIAEAQTIASREDIPMRFLLKIMRSLVQAGIVQSYRGVSGGFALARPAREITLLDVVEAVEGPVSINRCLLDPEYCNKHGAPCCPVHRALGAVQDALRRELERYNFAELAGKN, from the coding sequence ATGCGCTTAAACCAGGCCACCGATTATGCCTTCCGCGCCGTCCTGTACCTGGCGAAACTGGAACCGGGCACCATCGCCGAAGCCCAGACGATTGCTTCCCGCGAAGATATCCCCATGCGCTTCTTGCTTAAAATCATGCGTTCCCTGGTCCAGGCCGGAATAGTGCAATCCTACCGCGGTGTCAGCGGCGGTTTTGCCCTGGCCCGGCCGGCGCGGGAAATTACCCTGCTGGATGTCGTCGAAGCTGTAGAGGGACCGGTTAGCATTAACCGCTGCCTTCTGGACCCGGAGTACTGTAATAAACACGGCGCTCCTTGTTGCCCGGTACACCGGGCCCTGGGCGCAGTCCAGGACGCCCTGCGCCGGGAGTTGGAGCGTTACAACTTCGCCGAGCTGGCCGGGAAAAATTGA
- a CDS encoding tryptophan transporter, whose translation MEEVKVTRVEKQGLQAMDVVVVAVLLAAGAVLRMITPPFFGITPNVVIGMYVLAIMLLRPRLPQVLGIGLVAAAVCQLTTKSLLPYLNFASEPVGAIVTALLLYLPFDKNSFFRVVKPLVVTFLGTFASGFTYITIFKAITLFATLPKNPAYTYLLMVVIVTGIFNAILAQVLYFPLKQLLKNV comes from the coding sequence ATGGAAGAGGTGAAAGTAACGCGGGTAGAAAAGCAGGGGCTGCAGGCCATGGACGTGGTCGTGGTGGCCGTCCTGCTGGCAGCAGGCGCAGTACTCAGGATGATCACCCCGCCCTTCTTTGGCATTACCCCCAACGTAGTCATCGGTATGTATGTCCTGGCCATCATGCTCCTCAGGCCCCGCCTGCCGCAGGTGCTGGGGATCGGCCTGGTGGCAGCCGCCGTTTGCCAGCTGACCACCAAATCCTTGCTGCCCTACTTGAATTTTGCCAGCGAACCGGTAGGAGCTATTGTTACCGCCCTTTTACTCTACCTGCCCTTTGACAAAAACAGCTTCTTCAGGGTAGTAAAACCCCTGGTAGTTACCTTCCTGGGTACCTTTGCCAGCGGTTTTACGTACATTACTATCTTTAAAGCCATAACTCTCTTTGCTACTTTACCCAAAAATCCAGCTTACACTTATCTTCTCATGGTAGTTATTGTTACCGGCATCTTTAACGCCATCCTGGCCCAGGTACTTTATTTCCCCTTAAAACAACTGCTGAAAAATGTTTAA
- the cydB gene encoding cytochrome d ubiquinol oxidase subunit II, translated as MDLTVLWFILVAVLFAGFFFLEGFDYGVGILLPFLGKSDGERRAIINSIGPFWDGNEVWMLTAGGAMFAAFPHWYATLFSGFYLALFLILVALIVRGVAFEFRSKDDRPAWRNFWDWMLFLGSLLPALLWGVAMANLIRGVPIDARMQYAGTFFDLLSPYTLLGGLTSLLLFTLQGALFLALKTGDELPQRARQAGLKIGTGAVAALLLLLIMSYRETDIFTRMVPGIAAWGALVALLLAWWSLSSRSYGGAFILNGLAILLGTAALFGGLFPRVMVSSLNPRWSLTIYQASSSPYTLKVMTIVALTLVPVVLLYQCWTYWVFRQRVKARDMEY; from the coding sequence ATGGATCTAACTGTCCTCTGGTTTATCCTGGTAGCCGTCCTTTTTGCCGGCTTCTTTTTCCTGGAGGGCTTTGACTACGGCGTCGGTATCCTGCTGCCCTTCCTGGGGAAAAGCGATGGGGAACGCCGCGCCATCATCAACAGCATCGGCCCCTTCTGGGACGGCAACGAGGTGTGGATGCTCACCGCCGGCGGGGCCATGTTTGCCGCCTTCCCCCACTGGTACGCCACCCTTTTCAGCGGCTTTTACCTGGCGTTATTCCTTATCCTCGTCGCCCTGATCGTGCGCGGGGTAGCCTTTGAATTCCGCAGCAAGGATGACCGCCCGGCCTGGCGTAACTTCTGGGACTGGATGCTTTTCCTGGGGAGCCTCTTGCCGGCCCTCCTCTGGGGCGTGGCCATGGCCAACCTGATCCGGGGCGTACCCATTGACGCCCGCATGCAGTATGCCGGTACCTTTTTCGATCTCCTTTCTCCCTACACCCTGCTGGGGGGCTTGACCTCTCTTCTCCTTTTCACCCTGCAGGGGGCACTTTTCCTGGCCCTCAAAACCGGGGATGAACTGCCGCAGCGCGCCCGGCAGGCGGGGCTAAAGATAGGTACCGGCGCTGTGGCGGCCCTCCTCCTGCTGCTAATTATGAGTTACCGGGAAACCGACATCTTTACCCGGATGGTACCCGGAATCGCCGCCTGGGGCGCCCTGGTGGCCCTTCTCCTGGCCTGGTGGTCGCTCAGCTCCCGGAGCTACGGCGGGGCTTTTATCTTGAACGGTCTGGCCATCCTCCTGGGCACTGCGGCTCTCTTTGGCGGCCTCTTTCCTCGGGTAATGGTTTCCAGCCTGAATCCCCGATGGAGCCTGACCATTTACCAGGCCTCCTCCAGCCCCTATACCCTTAAAGTTATGACCATCGTCGCCCTCACCCTGGTACCGGTGGTCCTCCTTTACCAGTGCTGGACCTACTGGGTATTCCGCCAGCGGGTTAAGGCCAGGGACATGGAATATTAG
- a CDS encoding ISL3 family transposase, translating to MNKNSTITLKGQENFDKILQSILGERQERKDIVLRVTLEPPALCPACNKGKLHKHGILKKNRKPQERKIRHAFLYGRWIFLSWVPVRYKCYHCHKTFTLRPPNTIPWARFTKLGVQTVVYYAQRMSFTYAARILHLTPNRVIRLLDKYIQSGLPADDTQEPIVLTLDELSFSGNDYVCVVGRLEPDKRPLTILGDDRKATIKAYLEGLKKAGVKVEAVVIDMKDSWRKLIKAIFPSARIIVDPFHVIQDANRRLNEARKIEQEAGKENIPRLPLLKAKEKLTSRQQQQLEEIKNKYPSLYELYQLKEDLRQIIKMDRVEEAEIALSRWLINAECAENVEGRVWARTIKFWRSEILNLVRYTQQGRRYTNGYIEGKNTLSKMLKRLSFGFRNRNHFIKKIFLGCCPQNLIPQLLT from the coding sequence ATGAATAAGAATAGCACGATCACCCTCAAGGGACAAGAGAATTTTGATAAAATACTCCAGTCCATTTTAGGAGAACGGCAGGAACGTAAAGATATTGTGTTAAGGGTGACGCTAGAGCCGCCAGCATTATGCCCTGCATGTAACAAAGGCAAATTACATAAGCACGGCATTTTAAAGAAGAACCGGAAGCCCCAAGAAAGGAAAATTCGTCACGCTTTTTTATACGGGAGATGGATTTTTTTATCCTGGGTTCCTGTACGGTATAAGTGTTACCATTGTCATAAGACTTTTACCCTTCGTCCTCCGAATACCATCCCCTGGGCCAGATTTACAAAACTAGGAGTGCAGACAGTAGTGTATTATGCCCAGAGGATGAGCTTTACCTATGCAGCCCGAATATTACACCTTACTCCTAATAGGGTTATAAGATTACTAGACAAGTATATCCAGTCCGGTCTTCCAGCAGATGATACTCAAGAGCCCATAGTCTTAACCTTAGATGAACTGTCCTTTAGCGGGAATGATTATGTATGCGTAGTAGGGCGCCTGGAACCGGATAAGAGGCCTTTGACGATTTTGGGTGATGACAGGAAAGCAACTATAAAGGCTTACCTGGAGGGGCTCAAAAAAGCCGGGGTTAAAGTAGAAGCAGTAGTAATTGACATGAAAGACTCCTGGCGCAAGTTAATAAAAGCAATCTTTCCTTCAGCCAGGATAATAGTAGACCCTTTCCATGTAATTCAGGATGCCAACCGTCGCTTAAATGAAGCACGCAAGATAGAGCAAGAAGCAGGCAAGGAGAATATACCTCGCCTACCCTTGCTCAAGGCTAAAGAAAAACTTACTTCCAGACAACAACAGCAGCTAGAAGAAATTAAGAATAAATACCCGTCCCTCTATGAACTATACCAGCTAAAAGAAGATTTAAGACAAATCATAAAGATGGACCGGGTTGAAGAGGCAGAAATTGCCTTAAGCCGTTGGCTTATAAATGCAGAATGCGCTGAAAATGTAGAGGGACGGGTATGGGCTCGTACTATTAAGTTCTGGAGGTCAGAAATATTAAACCTGGTTAGATACACCCAGCAAGGCCGCCGGTACACCAATGGTTATATAGAAGGCAAGAATACTTTAAGCAAAATGCTGAAACGATTAAGTTTTGGTTTTAGGAATCGTAATCATTTCATCAAGAAAATTTTCCTGGGATGTTGCCCTCAAAATTTAATCCCACAACTATTGACATAG